The genomic region AACAACATATGTAATGGAGGTTAGCTAAATGAAAAAGATGGGCTTGATTGTATTAATGGTGATGCTTATATTAACTCAATTGCCTGCAGCACCAGCAAAAGCCAATAACAGCTTATTTGTATTTGATAGAAATGAAGGAATGATTACAGGGTATAATGGTACTCCACCAGCCAATCTTTTAATACCTGATGCTTTGGAGGGGGTAGCAGTTACAGGAATCGCTGCTCACGCTTTCGCCGATAAACAATTAACATTCGTACATATTCCTTATACAGTGGAGTATATTGGGGAGGAAGCATTTGCAGGTAATAATTTGAGAATGGTTAGATTTGATTGGGTGACAGCAACAATTGGCACTGACGCATTTAGTAGTCAAGTAATAGACGGGGGCTTTGAGGGATGGTTTACCAACCTTGAACTAACAAATCCATGGAATGGAGATGTGCCGCCTGGAGACTTTACGATTTATTCCACAACACCTGCAACCTTTACCGTTCATTTTGAATCGAATGGCGGTAATTCATTTCCATCCGTAACTTTTTTGGAAAATGATTTTTTAAATATTTGGCAAAGACCAGAGAAACCGGGCTTAGCATTTGATGGGTGGTATAAAAATCCAGAATTAACAGACAAATTAGATTTTATAGATATGATAACAGGGGACATGACGTTATATGCAAAATGGACGAATCCTTTTACGACAGTCAAAAATAGCGACGATGCATGGACAATAACAGGTTATCAGGGGGACCTACCGACAGATTTAATAATTCCTGAGGAAATTGATGGAATCAATGTTACAAGAATAGGCAACGAAGCATTTAGGAACGGAAATTTGCAGAGTGTTGTATTGCCAAGTACGCTTGAATGGATTAGCGAGAAAGCTTTTTGGGGAAATCAACTAACGAATATAGTGATTCCCGATAATGTAAGCTATATAGGGCAATTTGCATTTTCAGATAATAATCTGCAAAATGTCACATGGCCAAGCGCTCTTGAGTCAATTGCTGACTATGTTTTCAATGGAAATCAGCTAACGAATATAGTGATTCCAGATAGTGTCACATATATCGGCTATGCAGCGTTTGCTGGCAATGCATTGACAAGCTTAACGATTTCCGATAGCGTGCAAGCTATCGGAGGCTTTGCCTTTCAGGATAATCAATTAACATCACTTATTATCCCAGATAATGTGAGAGATATAGGTATGTTTGCTTTTGAGAATAATAAATTAACAAACTTAAGATTATCTGAAAATATGACAATAATTAATTATAGTTCTTTTTCAAGAAATAAATTAACAGAAATAACAATTCCAAATAGCGTCACATATATTGATGAATTTGCTTTTTATGAAAATAAAATAGTGAATGTCACGTTACCAGAAAGTATTACGAATATTGAGGCTTTGGCGTTTGGGGATAATCAATTGACCGATATCGCTTTACCGAACAGCGTGGAATCTATCGGAATCGGTGCGTTTATGGATAATAAACTAACGAATATTGTCATACCTGAAAAAGTGACGGTTATTGAGGATTCCGCATTTGAAAATAATAAATTAAATAGTGTCACAATGCCAGAAGGAATAACAGAAATCAAAGGCTTAGCGTTTAAAAGAAATGATTTGACAAGCGTCCAGATACCATCCACTGTAACGCAGATAGGAAAAGAGGCATTTCAACGAAATAAATTAACAAATTTAACGATACCAAATAGTGTCACTTTTATGGGGGAGTGGGCATTTAGTGACAATCAATTGACAAGTGTTCATTTACCTGATGGCATAACAAAAATCGAGGATTATACATTTTTTAATAATAAGCTAACAGAGATTACCCTGCCAGAAAGTGTGACACAAATTGGAGAATTTGCATTTGACGGCAGTAATTTGACAAATGTACTTATTTCGAAAAACGTAACGTCTATTGGGCAAGGGGCCTTTTTAGAGAATAAATTGGAAAAGGTCGTGTTTCAAGGAGCAGTCGATACAATAGGTATTATGGCATTTGGGCAACAAAATTTAAGCAATCCTAAATTTAAAGGCTGGTTTACAGATTATGCTTTAACAGAGCGATGGGATGAAAGTGTTCCACAGGCGATGTCGATGTATTCTGTTGCACCAACTACTTATACAGTACTATTTGAAACAAATGGAGGAAGTCCGATTGCAGCTAAAATAATTGCTGAGGGAGAAAAATTGCCAAGCTTAGAAATATCGACAAAAATAGACTATACATTTGCTGGTTGGTACAAGGATAAGAATTTACAAATTCCTTGGGATATTATGACCGATACAGTAACAGAAGATGTGACATTATATGCGAAATGGGTAGATAACAGTCTATTTACTACATCTGATAATGGCGATGGAACGATAGCTATTACAGGATTTAAAGGTAAAGTTCCTGCTGAGCTAGTAATCCCTCATATGATTTATGGAAAAAACGTTACAGCGATTGCAGCTAATGCTTTTAAAAACAAGCATGAATTACAACAAGTGACATTACCAGAGAACTTACAAAAAATTGGGAAATATGCTTTTGCTGAAACGAGTCTTTCAGGCATTACAATTCCTTCTACTGTAACAGTTATAGAAAGTTATGCTTTTAATAACAGTAAGCTGCAAACAGTAATGCTGAACGAGGGACTACAAATAATTGGAACTGATGCGTTTTTAGGTAACGAAATCTCTAATATTAGCATTCCTTCGACCGTTAAAAAAATCAATGATAGAAGCTTTTATGATAATAAAATTGTGAAAATTGAATTTAAAGGCGCAATCCCTACTTTAGGAAATGAACTATTTGATATGCAATTTAACAACATTGTTTTGGCGTGGTATGTAGACGGGCAAATTAGTCAGGTATGGGATAAAACAGTACCACAGGCGATGACACTTTATTTAAAACCATTACTAGAGCTTTACACAGTTACCTTTAACACAAATGGTGGTAGTGCTGTAATATCTAAAACTGTATCGCAAAATGACGTTATAACAGCGCCAGCTGCTCCGACAAAGGCTAATCATACATTTGCGGGCTGGTACAAAGAGCCGACATTCCAAACGGCTTGGAATTTTGCAACAGACAAAGTGACAGCAAATATAACACTTTATGCAAAGTGGAATGTTGCATCACCAAATGTAACAGCGCCATCTACACCAAGTACTACACCAGCGCCATCTACATCAAACCAAATTACGGTAAATGTAGTCGATGCGAGCAACCCAGATGAGGTACTTGTGCAAACGGTGATTAATCGTGATAGCAGTGGGGATGTAGTAAAAGATACAGTGAAATTTACAGCGACAAATGCTAGTGAGTCAATTGAAAAATTAGCGAATCGAGAAAACAAGAAATCACGTATTGTCATTCCAGATGAGCAGCAACAAGTGAGTGAAACAACAATTGATATTGAAAAAGAAGCAGCGCAATTACTTGCACAGGGACAAACAGGATTAGAAATTGATATGGAAACAGTAAAGCTAGCTATTCCTGCAACTTCTTTAGCAGATTTTAATGAAGACCTTTATTTCCGCATTGTGCCAGTTAAATCAAGAGAAAGACAGGAACAGCTAGAAGAACGAGCAGCAAAAGAGGAAGCGGTGCAACAATTAGCGGGTAATGCAACGGTAACATTGCTTGGTCAACCAATGACAATCGAAACAAATATGCAAAACCGTCCTGTGACATTAACATTGCCATTACCAAATGATGTGACACAGGAGCAGCTAGATAATTTAGCGGTGTATATCGAGCATAGTGATGGTACGAAGGAAGTAGTACGCGGACAAATCGTAGCATTTAAAGAAGGTGTGCGCGGCATTCAATTTGAAGTAACGAAGTTCTCAACATTCTCAATTTTGTATATGCCGAAAGCAGAGGAAATTGTAGAAGAAAAAATATCGATACCATATATTCGAGGCTATGCAGATGGAACATTCCGTCCGAATGCACCTGTCACACGAGCGCAAATGGCAAGTATGTTAGCGCGCTACTTAACAAATAATGAAATTTCAGAAGTACAAGCAAGCTTCACAGATACGACAAAGCACGGTGCAAAGGATGCAATTGAGTATGTGAGGGCACAGGGCTTGTTCCAAGGGACAAGTGCAACAACATTCAATCCGAATGGTTCTATTACAAGAGCACAAATGGCAGCAGTAGCTGTGCGTTGGATTGAACGGAACTGTGCAGAGGATAGTACAGTGGCATACTGTGTGACATCAAGTGCAGCAATGACGTTTGCAGATGTGGCTCCAAACCATTGGGCTGCTTCGGCGATTGCGAAGATAAATGCACTTAATATTATGACTGGTACGAGTGCAACAACATTC from Metasolibacillus fluoroglycofenilyticus harbors:
- a CDS encoding leucine-rich repeat protein — its product is MKKMGLIVLMVMLILTQLPAAPAKANNSLFVFDRNEGMITGYNGTPPANLLIPDALEGVAVTGIAAHAFADKQLTFVHIPYTVEYIGEEAFAGNNLRMVRFDWVTATIGTDAFSSQVIDGGFEGWFTNLELTNPWNGDVPPGDFTIYSTTPATFTVHFESNGGNSFPSVTFLENDFLNIWQRPEKPGLAFDGWYKNPELTDKLDFIDMITGDMTLYAKWTNPFTTVKNSDDAWTITGYQGDLPTDLIIPEEIDGINVTRIGNEAFRNGNLQSVVLPSTLEWISEKAFWGNQLTNIVIPDNVSYIGQFAFSDNNLQNVTWPSALESIADYVFNGNQLTNIVIPDSVTYIGYAAFAGNALTSLTISDSVQAIGGFAFQDNQLTSLIIPDNVRDIGMFAFENNKLTNLRLSENMTIINYSSFSRNKLTEITIPNSVTYIDEFAFYENKIVNVTLPESITNIEALAFGDNQLTDIALPNSVESIGIGAFMDNKLTNIVIPEKVTVIEDSAFENNKLNSVTMPEGITEIKGLAFKRNDLTSVQIPSTVTQIGKEAFQRNKLTNLTIPNSVTFMGEWAFSDNQLTSVHLPDGITKIEDYTFFNNKLTEITLPESVTQIGEFAFDGSNLTNVLISKNVTSIGQGAFLENKLEKVVFQGAVDTIGIMAFGQQNLSNPKFKGWFTDYALTERWDESVPQAMSMYSVAPTTYTVLFETNGGSPIAAKIIAEGEKLPSLEISTKIDYTFAGWYKDKNLQIPWDIMTDTVTEDVTLYAKWVDNSLFTTSDNGDGTIAITGFKGKVPAELVIPHMIYGKNVTAIAANAFKNKHELQQVTLPENLQKIGKYAFAETSLSGITIPSTVTVIESYAFNNSKLQTVMLNEGLQIIGTDAFLGNEISNISIPSTVKKINDRSFYDNKIVKIEFKGAIPTLGNELFDMQFNNIVLAWYVDGQISQVWDKTVPQAMTLYLKPLLELYTVTFNTNGGSAVISKTVSQNDVITAPAAPTKANHTFAGWYKEPTFQTAWNFATDKVTANITLYAKWNVASPNVTAPSTPSTTPAPSTSNQITVNVVDASNPDEVLVQTVINRDSSGDVVKDTVKFTATNASESIEKLANRENKKSRIVIPDEQQQVSETTIDIEKEAAQLLAQGQTGLEIDMETVKLAIPATSLADFNEDLYFRIVPVKSRERQEQLEERAAKEEAVQQLAGNATVTLLGQPMTIETNMQNRPVTLTLPLPNDVTQEQLDNLAVYIEHSDGTKEVVRGQIVAFKEGVRGIQFEVTKFSTFSILYMPKAEEIVEEKISIPYIRGYADGTFRPNAPVTRAQMASMLARYLTNNEISEVQASFTDTTKHGAKDAIEYVRAQGLFQGTSATTFNPNGSITRAQMAAVAVRWIERNCAEDSTVAYCVTSSAAMTFADVAPNHWAASAIAKINALNIMTGTSATTFNPEGDLTRAQAVKVLNQLFEQQLQTDVHAPLFTDVQPAHWAFEEIQAAAQ